The Thermosipho affectus region AGTAACTTTAATATCAGGAGGTGTCTAGGATGAAAGTTAGAGTAGACGAAGCAACATGTATCGGTTGTGGTGTATGTGAAAATCTTTGTCCAGATGTTTTCAAAATAGGCGACGATATGAAAGCAAAAGTTCTTCAACCAGAAACAGATCTCGAATGCGCAAAAGATGCAGCAGATAGCTGTCCAACATCTGCAATTACAGTTGAAGAGTAATTAGAAAAACAAAGAAAAAACACCCTCAACTTGGACTTACCCCCGAAAGTGGGACAAATAAAAAAATCA contains the following coding sequences:
- a CDS encoding ferredoxin → MKVRVDEATCIGCGVCENLCPDVFKIGDDMKAKVLQPETDLECAKDAADSCPTSAITVEE